The region AAGGGGTTGTTTCCGCCGCCAGCCACAGTTTGTCCCCCACCGCTAGGTGCTCCCAGCGGGAACTCGATCCACGCGGTGTTGGCCGGGTAAGGCTCCATCGGAGGTTCCCAGCCGGGATGTCCCTCGATGATCACGCAACCGCTGTCTTCGACGAACTTCTCAATGAGCTGCGGCAAGTCCTCGCGCACCTCGCGCCAGAGGTTGACCATCGCGATGAGCGGGTGCCCCATAGACAGCGGGATGCTGCGCTCGTCGAGCTTCTGGGCAAGGGACTCGTGGGAAGTCTCCCATTCGCGCTTGACCTTTTCGAGGTTCTGCTCGGCCTCCTCTTTCTGGTCGGCCTTTTTCTGCTCCTCGGAAATCTGGGCCTCCACTCCGGCGATCTCAGCCTGCTTTGGCTTGACCATGAACCAGTAGCCGGCGAATGCAACACCCAGTACGAGGATGATGCCTACAGGGCCCAGCACGAATGGCGGTATTTTCCCAAGCATAGATGGTAACTCCTCGATACCGTCAAGCCCTGTTCTTGGGGCGGCAAGTCAGCATTGCACTCCAGCTCAAGTCGGGACACAACCGCGCTGCGTCACAGTCCGCGTGTAGTCTACTCCTCGCCACCGCCCGCGTCGTCGCCGCCACCGCCACCGCCGCCGGGAGGACCGCCCGCCGGCTCTCCGCCACCCGGAGGCCCGCCTCCTCCACCGGGAGGACCGCCCGCACCCTCAGTAGGCATGCCGCCCATCGCACCGCCTGGAGGCCCACCGCCACCGGGCATGCCGCCCATGTCGCCGCCGGGCCCCATCATTCCACCGCCGCCCATGCCACCAGCGGCGCCGCCGCCACCCAAGCCAGGAGGCGAGGGGACCATGATGGGCCGGTTAAGCTGGCAAGTGATCAGCAGGTCGATCGACCCGTCAAGTCTGGGTTGGACCACGGGCGAAACCCCGCCGCCACCACCCATACCACCGCGTCCGCCCATTCCCATATCGCCACCGGGAGCTCCGGGCATGCCGCCACCAGGGCCGCCGGGCATGCCGCCACCGGGTTCGCCCGGCATTCCACCCGGCCCTCCCGCCATACCGCCGCCCATGTCACCGCCGGGCATGCCCATGCCACCCTCCATCCCCGGGGCCCCGCCCCCTCCACCACCGCCGCCCGAGAAGTTCAGCCCCTCGATATTCATCGTCGGGATCCCGCCAAGATTGGGCAGGTTCCACTGCTGGAGTATCGCGGGCCACTTCGCAGCAATTGCCCGGCCGGACGGTACGGTGCCGGAGATGCGTACATTGCTGATCTCCGGGCATCGAATGATATTCAGGATGAAGCGGGCGCACTCATTCGCGTTCTTGACGGTGACACCGAAGGCGCAGTCTGGGCTTCCGCCGGACGGGCCAGTCTGCTGATACAGGGCTTCCGGATCCCCGCCACCCACCAGACCACCGGCGGGATGGGCCATGATGCCGAAGAAACGAAGCTCGGCTCCACCGTAAATGTACTCGGCAATCTCAAAGAAACGTTCCCAGTACGGATAGCCGCACTCGTCCGCCTGTCTAATGAAGCTGATCTTGTCGGCAATTGGCTGAAGGCGCCCCTGGATACCGCCGGCCTCGGCCTCCGTTGCACGGACCTCATCGGCGGCTGCCTTCACCTTTGTGTACTCCTCCTGCAGACTGGAGAGCTTGGCCTGCAGCGTGGTGGCGTAGAAGCCCACTCCCAGGCCCGCAGCCAAGAGCAGGAGGACGATCAGTGCAAGGAGCTTCTTGTTGGTCCGGGCTCGTCGTACACCCGGGGGCAGCAGATCGATTCTTAGCACCTTGACCCTCCCTGAGGTGGGCGAGAGACCGAACTAGCGGCTTTCGCACAGTCCTGGTTGCGCGGTTGCCGCAGGCAGTCGAGCCATTCGGGGTACACAGGGCGCGACCGCGACCAACGCACCCTAGCTTTCCACCATATCGCGCAGCGCAAGCCCAACCGCGACGACCATCGTGGGGCCGATGTCGCGCAGGTACGCGCCGGGCTGCTTATTCTCATCGGTCAGAAGCTCGGCGAAGGGATCCGCGAGCTCTACCGTTACACCGGTCTCCGCTGCGATGAAGTCACCTAGACCCGGGATCACCGCTGTACCGCCCGACAGGAGAATGCGGTCGATCTCCTCGTTGCGGTGCTGTCTGCGGTAGAAATTCAGTGACGCCTGAACCTCGCCCGCAAGATCCACGAGGGGGGTAGCGATGGCTTCGTAGACGATCTGCCGCGCGTGAAGGTCCTGCTGCGCCTGCGGGTCCGTTGGACCCTCGGCAGGAGCAGGGGCCGACGGCGCTTCTCCGATGCCGGCTTCCGACGGCAGTATGGTGTCCAGTTGCGTCGCCTCGGCTTCCGCACCAATGGCTTCGTCGGCAAATCCCGCTTCGCCCATCATGTCGGAGACTTCGAACACGGAATCGGCTTCGTCTTCGGAGTATGCTTCCCCTCTTGCCCCGGCTCCTCCTGCAGCGTAGCCGGTTTCCTCGGGGAAAACAGATTCCGACACGTCAGCCAAGGCTTTCTTGACCTGCTCAGCCAAGGTCTCATCACCCATGAAGTTCTGGGTGATCGCCTGGGTCAGCGCGTTTCCGGCGGTGGGAATTGTGCGGACGAAGCCCAGCAAGCCTCGGCGAACCACGATAATCAAGGTGGAATTCGCGCCGATATGCACAATGGCCACTGTCTGGTCGCTGTAGGCAGATCCGCTCACTTCCACGAGTGCGCGTGATATTGCCAGGGGTTCGACATCGATGGCCTGGGGAAGCAGCTTGGCGGAGGTCATCACGCTCACATGGGTGTTGATCATGTCCTCCTGCGCCACGGCAATGAGGACTTCCATGTTCTGCGCGTTTGGGTCGGCATCGGGCGCGTCAACGGGCTGGTAGTCGTAGTATGTCTGCTCGATAGGAAACGGAGTCTGGCGGTCGAGTTCCCACTGGATCGCCTCATCCAGTTCCTTGCCTGACATCTTGGGGACTTCCGTGATTCTTACCACCACGGACGATGTGCCGCCGACGGATGCAATGGTGTTCTTTGTGTGAAAACCACCGGCCTT is a window of Armatimonadota bacterium DNA encoding:
- the pilM gene encoding type IV pilus assembly protein PilM, whose translation is MARGYTHVLGLDIGSSTIKAVELQRTGSGIEVLGRPVVVPTPPRSVEDGVIVDAAAVTSAVSDLIKAGGFHTKNTIASVGGTSSVVVRITEVPKMSGKELDEAIQWELDRQTPFPIEQTYYDYQPVDAPDADPNAQNMEVLIAVAQEDMINTHVSVMTSAKLLPQAIDVEPLAISRALVEVSGSAYSDQTVAIVHIGANSTLIIVVRRGLLGFVRTIPTAGNALTQAITQNFMGDETLAEQVKKALADVSESVFPEETGYAAGGAGARGEAYSEDEADSVFEVSDMMGEAGFADEAIGAEAEATQLDTILPSEAGIGEAPSAPAPAEGPTDPQAQQDLHARQIVYEAIATPLVDLAGEVQASLNFYRRQHRNEEIDRILLSGGTAVIPGLGDFIAAETGVTVELADPFAELLTDENKQPGAYLRDIGPTMVVAVGLALRDMVES